The Dickeya poaceiphila DNA window CAGCGACGGAATCCGTACCCGAAGAAGTGACTGCTGCGTTCAAAATGATGTCCGAAAATAAAAGGCGTGAAGTGCGCGGCAAGGCCTCCCGCCGCACGTTTTTTGTACCCATCACCCTACTGGGTTTGGCAGGAAGTCGCAATTAATGTATAAAAAAACTCATGATTATATATTTTATCAGAGTTCACTGACATTAATATTTTCTATATTATCATACACATTCCCAACGTCCTTCCACTTCATTCTAAACTGATTTCTCTTTTTTGCTTTCCATTCTTCATTAGTATATTTAATATTAACACCCGGATCATAATATATTTTATTCGTAAAAAACGCAGAAATGAACTTTTTGATATTATTACCTTCAGCCAGGGTAATATTCGGCCCAAAGTGATACTCAGGATAATCACCGGATAATTTACTATAGGAAACAAAACATGTTTTATTATGCTTACGCCTCCAATGATCAATTATCTTACTAAAACTCCATCCAGCTGCAATTATTCCATTTATATCCTTTAGAAAAATACCACCATCAGGGTCAATAATTTTACCCTCGCACACATCATAGCCATCAATCCATAAAGTCAGCCCTGTCTTTTGATTATACTCTGATATTTTATGCATTCCTGTAAAATCTATACGCTCAGGTTTCTTACTACTACCATGGTCATTCATAAACCCATAAATATCAGAAAGATACAATCCAGAATCAGGTTCCGGGGTCATCAATGTCACTACACTACCAGAATGAGCTTTAAGCTCCCAATCCATAAAATCAGGCTCAGAACGTCCATTGGGAATTATATTAAACAGACTTTCCAGTGTGAGGCCCGCACCGTTTTGTGCTTTATATGGTATTTTCAAACCTAAATGATTCATTCTCTGTGAACGCACATAACCTATATTATAAATCTCTTTAATTCTTTGAATAAGAAGTTGTCTACTATCTTGCAGTAAATAATAAAATTCATAAAATACAGAAAAAACAGAGCGGAGAAATTTATTCTCTATAAGATGCTTTAGTTCACAGGATAGTTCGTCATCCCATGCACTAACGTAGGATAAAACCCGGCCTTTACCAATACCCATAACAAGATAGCGATTGCTATTTATACGCTTCTGCCTCTCCTCTCCAGTTGGAGGACGCATTAAATGAGATGGTGCAGTAGAGCAGCCTTGTAGAATACCTGAAAGCCGCACTTCTGGATAGTCTGGATATAGTATAATTTGGGCACCTTTGGCTTGTTCAGTTGTACCATCGAACGATAACCAAAACCAATCTATTTTCGCTTTAAATATAGCACCTTTTTCAGAAATCCCTGAACTAACCACATTCCATAAAGGTAAACTTTTTATTACACTGAAATCTTTTCCAAAATATATTTGTTGTTTTGAGTTATCGTTATTAGCCAGAGGCTTAATAATAATCCGCGTTGCTCCAAGATTCTTCATCAGCCCAGATAAGTGCTCTATTCCACTAAACACACCACTCTCCCATGAGAAAAAATAATTGATTTTATAATGCCATCACAAAAAATATGATTCCATAAAACAATGCGAATAAACACACAGTTAGTATCAGACTACATCATAAATTTCACACATTTTTTAGACAACAATTCAATAACTGTATATTTATACAAACAATGTCTTTATACTGGGTTGAATGAGTGATAAAATATCACTCAAAATTCCCTTTATAAGGCGTAAGGCTAATGAGTCAGTTAGAATTGATCGCACAGGAACTATTTGAACAAAATGAACGAGACCAAACGTTAAAGCTGGAAGAAGATAAAAAAATTATAAATCAATTGGTTGAGATCTATGATCAAAAGTATATCGCTGAAGCTTTGCGAGCTGTAGGTCATAATGACTGGACACGTGAGACACTAAACCGATGGCTGAATGGCAAGGCAGTACAAAAACCGTTCACTGACATAGAAGTCAAAATGCTCAAAAAACTGCTACCATCCCCTCCGATATGCCACCCGCATTATCGTTTCCGTTTTATCGATCTCTTCGCTGGGATTGGCGGTATCAGAAAAGGCTTTGAAGAGATTGGAGGAGAATGTGTTTTTACCAGCGAATGGAACAAAGAGGCGGCAAGGACTTACAAAGCAAACTGGTTCTGCAACCCTGAAAACCATATATTTAATGAGGATATTCGTGAGATCACATTGAGTAATGATCAAACGATAAGCGAGCAACAAGCTTACAGAAATATTGCTCAGGAAATACCTGACCATGACGTTCTGCTGGCAGGATTTCCATGTCAGCCATTCTCCCTTGCTGGTGTATCGAAGAAAAATTCTTTGGGCAGATTGCACGGATTTGAGTGCGAAACACAAGGTACGCTCTTTTTTGATGTGGCACGAATTATTGCATCCAAAAAACCGGCTATTTTCCTTCTCGAAAATGTAAAAAACTTAAAAAGCCATGATAAAGGAAAAACATTTAGAATTATTATGGAAACGCTGGATGAGCTTGGCTATATCATAGCGGACTCAGAACATACAGGCTCTGATGATCCTAAGATTATTGATGGAAAGCATTTTCTTCCTCAACACAGAGAACGAATTGTATTAGTTGGCTTCAGAAAAGACCTGAATATTCATCAGGGTTTTACGTTAAAAGATATAAAAAAATTCATACCTAAAGATAGACCAGAATTATCTGAACTATTAGATAAAAATATAGATAGCAAATATATATTAACACCATTACTATGGAAATATCTTTATAATTATGCAAAGAAACATCAGGCTAAAGGAAATGGTTTTGGTTTTGGCCTCGTAAATCCACATTCTAAAAATAGCATAACACGAACGCTATCAGCACGTTACCACAAAGATGGTTCAGAGATTCTGATAGATAGAGGATGGAATAAAGAGCTGGGTGAAAAAGACTTCGATAATAGTCTAAACCAGGAAAAACGCCCACGTCGTTTAACCCCCAGAGAGTGTGCCCGTCTCATGGGCTTTGAAAAACCGGGTAAATCAGAATTTAAAATCCCTGTTTCGGATACACAGGCATACCGTCAATTTGGCAACTCTGTTGTAGTACCTGTATTCTCTGCAGTCGCTAAACTTCTAAAGCCATATATCGAAAAGGCTGTAGAAATTAAAGAAAGAAGGGAGATTTGATAGACCATGGCTGATGTACATAAACCTGAGATTCGCAGAAAAAACATGAAAGCGATCAGTAATCATGACACAGCCATTGAATTAAAAATATCCAGCATACTCGATCGGCTTGGGTTCGAATTTCGAACTCAGGTAAAAAATATGCCAGGAAAACCTGACTTTGTCATCGATGAGTATAGAAAAGTCATTTTCACTCATGGCTGCTTCTGGCATCATCATAATTGCCATCTATTCAAAGTTCCCGCAACCAGAACTGAATTCTGGTTAAAAAAAATAAATCAAAACGTAACAAGGGATAAAGAGAATAATCAGAAGTTAATTTCTGATGGATGGAACATTTTACTTATATGGGAATGTGCTATTCGTGGCCGATATAAACTTTCAGAACAGGATATTTCTGAACGTGTAGAGGAATGGATTTGTGCGGGAAATTATTCTGCTGAAATAAACATATCCGGGTTACATCATCTAAAGGATCAGTTTTCATAATAGCCTCGAATATTCATTATCATCATGACTATGGTATACTGTCATTAAAAATACTAATTACAGATTAAATCTATTCATTGGCCTTATCGCCGGAATGTATCCATTATCCACACCGAGCAACAGGCTGGCGGTATCACCGCACAACTCGTTGTTATTATTTGCATTATTCAATTCACCTGTAATTTCAATTCATCTGTAACTAAAGAGAAATCATGCCGTTACCTGTATTTATTACCGGTTTTATGACCGGTGCCGGTTTGATCGTCGCAATTGGCGCGCAGAATTCATTCGTATTGCGTCAGGGGATGCGCCGGGAGCATGTGTTTTGGGTCAGTTCGGTGTGCTTTTTATGCGATCTGGTACTGATGACGCTCGGCGTGCTGGGTCTGGGGAAAATCATTAACGACAGTAAACCGGCGATCACCGCGCTGACGCTGGCCGGGGCGCTGTTTCTGCTGTGGTATGGTTATAACACGCTGAAAAGCGCCTGGCGCGGCAACAACCAGCTGACGATCACCTCACAGGCGGATGGTTTGCGCCGACGCACGGTGATCAGCGCCAGTCTGGCGGTCAGCCTGCTAAACCCGCATGTTTATCTGGATACGGTGGTGATTATCGGCGGCATTTCCTCCGGCATCGCCCCCGATCTGAAGCTGTGTTATCTGGCCGGGACCGTCAGCGCCTCGCTGCTCTGGTTCTACACCATCGGCTACATGGCCGCCGCCTGTTCGCGTTATTTTGCCAACCCGACCACCTGGCGCGTCATCGACAGCCTGATAGGCTGCTACATGATTTTTATGGCGTTGCAGCTGTGTCGTTTGCTGTATCAGTGATAACGCTATCTGATGCGGACGCGCCGCCGCGCAGCCATTCTATTTCCTTTGTCGGCCAGGCGTGCAGCCGCGCCAGCGCGTCGGCGTAGAGCGGCATGGCATTGGCCGCCCCTTCCCGTTCAACACATACTGCGGCATAAGCAGACGCAAACAACGCCGCCTCGGCCAGCGCTTCCCCCGCCGCCAGCCGGGCTGCCAGAGCGCCATTGAAGGCATCCCCCGCGCCGGTGGTGTCTTTCGGCTGTGCCGGGAAAACCGGGATGCGTGCCAGACTATCGCCGGTGGACAGCAAAGCCCCCTGCGTACCCAGCGTGATCACCAGTTTCGCCACCCCTTTATCGTGCAGCACCTCGGCGGCACGTTCGGCACTCTCCCAGTCATTAACGGCAACGCCGGTAAGTTGGGCCGCCTCGGTGCTATTGGGCGTGAGCAAATCGACGTGACGCAAAAACGCATTGCTGACCTTCTGCCACGGTGCCGGGTTGACGATGACGTAGGTGCCCGCCTCACGAGCGGTGTCCATCATGCGTTGGATGGCGCTCAGATTATTCTCCAGTTGCATCAGCAGGATATCAGCCGCCGCCACTGTTGGCCGACAGCGGGCGACTTCAGCAGCGGTGACGGTGAGATTAGCGCCGGGGTAGACTGAAATCATGTTTTCGGCATCGTCCCCCGCCACGTAAATCAGTGCGTTGCCGGTCGGCTTTTCCTTGCAGGTAAACAGGGTGATAGCATCAAACCCACTGTGTTCCAGATGGCGACGGGCGTAAGAGCCGAAATCATCCCGCCCAACCTTGCCGATATAGTGCACCCGCGCCCCGGCACGCATCGCCGCCATCGCCTGATTGGCGCCCTTGCCGCCGGGTCCCATCATGCTGTGCTGGGCAATCAGCGACTCGCCAGGCGCCGGAAAGCGCTGCATATGCGAGACGATATCCAGATTGAACGAGCCAAACACGCACACCTTGCCTTTCATACCGGTTCTCCCTCAACGAGGTTCTCATTCCAATAACGTCATCGCGTCATCGTCCCCAATAGCGTTATCTCCCGAAATAACGCTCCGCTGCCAGACAAGCGCCACGGCACCCGGTGTGATCGGTCGCGGCACTGACCACCAGTTTCAACCCGCGTCGGGTTACCGGTGGGCGCAAATGGCGCTCCAGCCGCGACTGAAACTGTTGCAGAGGAAAATCCGCCATTGCCGGCACCCCGCCCCCCAAAATCAGGTATTCCGGGTCCAGAATATTCATTTCTGCCGCAATGGTTTTCGCCAGCCGGTCAATAAACGCGCACAGGTCCGGGTGGTCGCGCTGGGTCGAAAACAGTGTTGCAAGCGGCTGCTCCGGGCAGTGCCGCTGCGCCCACTGGCTCAACCAATGGCCGCTGGTGACGGTTTCCACGCAGCCTTCGTTGCCGCACGGACAGGGGCGCGGATTGTCCGGCCACGGAATGTGCCCCAACTCGCCGGAGCCGCCGTGCTGGCCGTGGTAAAACTGGCCGTTGATCCACAGGCTATTGCCCAAGCCGGTGCCGAGATACACCCCCACTGCGTGCTGCGGCAGGCTCTCCAGTTGCAGCAAATCCCACAACATCAGGTGATTGACGTCTTTATCCATCGCTACCGGCACGCCTATCCGTTCCGCCAGTTGACGCGCCACCGGCTGGTCATCCAACACGGGGATAAACGGCAGCGACACCACCTGCTGCCGGTCATGGCTGAGGATGCCCGGCAGCCCCAGCATCACGCCGCCGATGGCGCAGTCCGCCGTCGCCAGCGCCGGGCGCAACACCTCAGCCAGCGCGCCCAGCGCATCCGGCTCCCGCGCCCAACTGGCGGTCGGCACTTTGTGAAACCCCGACCAGTGGTGTTGTGCATCCATCACCAGCAACCGGGTGCTGGTGCCGCCGATATCCACCCCCAACCAGCCGGTCATCACACAGACTCGCTTAGCGCGCCCTTCGCCTGCGCGATGTGTCCTTGCATCAAATCCCATGCCTGCTCCAGCCGGTCATGCAGGCCGAACAAGCCGGATGTACCGACGATCAGCACCTCAGCACCCGCCGCCAGCAGCGTGCCGTAGGTTCGCTGGTTGCAGGAACCGTCCACCTCTATCAGGTACTGGTAGCCGTGCCGGGCTTTCAGGCTGCGCAGTTCCTCGATTTTGCGCACCATTTCCGGAATAAATGGCTGACCGGCGTAACCGGGGTCTACCGTCATCACGGTTATCTTGTCCAGCAGGTGGATGTAGTGATGGATATACGATACCGGCGTCGCCGGGTTAAGCACCACGCCTACCCGGCGATTCAGCGCACGAATCTGATTAATGACCCGGAACGCGTCACGGTTGATGGTTTCGGCGTGCGGACAGATAACGTCCGCCCCGGCTTTTGCCACCGCGTCGATAAAATCGGTCGGCGCTTCCACCATCAGGTGCACGTCGATAGCCACGCGAGTAAATGGCCGAATCTGTTCAATGAAAAACGGCGACAGGGTGATGTTCTTGACGTAGTGCCCGTCCATGATGTCCACGTGCAGAAAATCGGCCCGCGAGTCCAGCACCGCCAGTTGCTGCTTAATCTCCATGAGATTCATACACATCAGCGAGGGGGAAAGTTGAGTACGCATCAGACGTCCTTTTTATCGTTTAACGATGACTGGCGGGCCAGCTGCACGCTGCGGCGCACGGCCCGGTAATGGATGTATTGGTTTTTAAAGAATTTGAGCGACAGCACCACGATCAGCACCGCGCCCCACATCGCCAGACTGAAATGCTGGCTAATGTTCAGCAGGTTGAAACCGGTGGAGAGGATCTGTAACGCCACCAGCGCCAGCACCACGCCGGTGACCCGGCCAAAACCGCCGTTAGGGTCAGCGCCGCCAAGAATGATCGCCAGTACTGTCAGCAGCAGGTAAGAGTCGCCGTAGCCGATGCGTGCCGAGTTAAAACGCGCCATCATCACCAGCCCGGCCAGCACGCACAACAAACTGGAAATGACATACACCAGCACCAACATGCGGTGGGTGTTGATGCCGCTAAACCAGGTGGCGTTGATGTTGCTGCCGCCCATGTAAATGCACTTGCCGGCACGGGTTTTGCCAAGAAATAGCGCCATCGCCGCAGCCGCCAGCAGGAACAGATAGAGCGGTAGCGGCACGCCGAGCAGCGTACCGGAACCGAGTGTGCGCACCACCTCCGGCATACCGCTCACCGCCGCGCCGCGCGTCAGCCAGATGCCGATGCCGTTGACCGTCATCATGGTCGCCAGCGTCACCAGAATCGGGTGTGCACCCACTTTGGTGACCATCAGCCCGGTAATCACCCCAATCAGCACCGCGAGCGCCACCGCCCCCAGCACGCCAATACCCAGCCACAGCAGTTGCAGTGCCGTACCGGCGCCGGACGGCAAATAACTCAGCAACACCCAGGCGATAAATAAGCTGGTGAGATTAGCCGTGGCGATGATGCACAGATTCAGGCCGCCGCTCAGGATGGCGACGAACATCGCCAGCGTGAACAGCCCTAATTCCGGCAACTGAAACGCCATGCTCATAAAGGTGGAGCCAGTGAAGAACCGCCCCGGCAGCGCCAGCGTAAAGGCGGCTACCGCGATGGCTATCAGCAGCAGCAGGCCGGGATGCGCACCACCCGCCCGACGGACAGCAGTGCGTAACCGGGCAATCGAGTTCATGGCGGAATACGCCTGTCGTTCAGGTAAAACTGACATCGGTTTCCTTCCGTTTTTTGTAGTGGGTAACGGTTATCGCCAGCATGATCACTGCGCCGATGACGATGTTCATGAAATAGCTGGAGACGCCAATCAGGTTGAGGCCGTTCTTGAGGATGGCTATCAGAAACACGCCCATCAGCGTGCCGGTGACGGTGCCTTTGCCGCCCATCAGGCTGGCACCGCCGAGCACGGTGGCGGCCAGCACGTCCAGTTCGCCGCCCACCAGCGCATTCGGCACCACTTCGCCGACACGGTAGACCTGCACCAGCCCGCCGACTGCCGCCATCACGCCGAGGTAGCCGTAAGCCAGCAGGTGGATCAACCCGACGCGAATCCCGATGCGCCTTGCCGATTCCTGATCGCCGCCGGTGGCGTATAACTGGCGGCCAAGGTGGGTTTTGTTGAGCAGGACCCAGGTGAACAGCGCGATCACCAGCATCAACGTTAATGGCAGGCCTATTTGGTAACTTTGGCCGTTAACGGTAAACGGCAATACGCTGCGCAGCGTCACCCACCATTCCGGCAAGCTGTACAGGCTGTGGCCATTGGTCAGCCACATCAGCAAGCCAAACAGCAGCGACTGCATACTGATGGTGATGATGATCGACACGATACGCAGCGAGTAGATCAACACCGCGTTGATCATGCCGAGCAGCGCGCCGCACAGCATCGCCAGCCCGATGCTGACCACCGGGTTATCAAGACCGGCATTCACGAACAGCGACGCGATCAGGTATTGCGTTACCGAGGCCACCGCCGCGAACGAAATATCGATGCCGCCGGTCACCAGCACCACGAACAACCCCAGCGCAAAAATACCGGTAACGGCATAGGTATCCGCCAGGTCGAGCAGGTTTTGCCACGTCAGGAACTGGTCGCTGGCAAGGGAGAAAAACACCACGAAACACAGCAGCACCCAGGCCAGCCAGCCCTGGCTCGACTGCGGTTTCAACCAGGATATGTCAGGCATTGATCACCTCCGCCAGTTGCTGTTGCGCGATGTCGTGTGGCCGGTATTCGGCATGGATGGTGCCATCCTGAAAATGCAGTACCCGGTCGCAGTTGTAGTAGACTTCCGGCACTTCGTCGGAAATCAGGATGATGGAAAGCCCCTCACGGGCCAGTTGGTGGATCAACTGATAGATGCTGGCTTTGGCGCCCACATCCACCCCAACGGTGGGCGAGTCGAGGATCAGTATCCTCGGCTGGGTCAGCACCCATTTGGCCAGCACGATCTTTTGCTGGTTGCCGCCAGACAACGTGGAGATCGCCTGTTCCGGGTCCGCCACCCGCACCCCCAGTTGCTGGATCCAGCGCAGAATCAGCGTGTTCTTGCGGTATTCGTCAATCAGATGGAAGCGACTGCGCAGTTGGTCAAGGATGGTCAACACCATGTTGTCCGCTACCGACTGCTGCTGGATCAACCCCAGCGTCAGCCGGTCTTCCGACACATAACCGATACCGGATTTGATGGCATCCTCATGGTGGCGAAAGCGCACCGGCTTGCTGTCGAGCCAGATTTTTCCGCTGTCGGGCTGGGTCATGCCGAACAACGACAACGCCAGCTCGGTACGCCCGGAGCCGAGCAACCCACACAGCCCCAGCACTTCGCCCTGATGCAGCCGGAAGCTGACATCGTGGTACTGCCCGGCGCGACTCAGCCTCTCCACCTCCAGCAACACACGATCCGGATTGCTGGTGGGAGCTTTCAATTGATAGTCGAGCGTCAGGCCGGTCATCAGCTCGGTCAGCCGCGCGCCGTCCATCTCGCTGGCAGGCCAGGTGCCGACCTTACGGCCATCACGGATCACCGTTACCCGGTCGGAGATCTCCAGCACTTCATCCAGCCGGTGACTAACGAACACCACGCAGATGTTTTTGTCTTTCAGATAGCGCACGGTGCGCAGCAGTTGGTTGACTTCGGTGCGGGTCAGTGAGGCGGTCGGTTCGTCCATGACAACCAGCCGAGCCTCCGCTACCAGCGCCCGGCAGATCGCCACCTGCTGGCGCTGCGCAATGGACAGCGCCGCCACCGTGGCATCGAGTTGCAGGTCGAACTGCAATTCGTTGATGATGCGCTGCGCGGTGTCGCGCACCCGGCGGGCACTGTACCAGCCGAACAACCCGTTCAGGTTATGCTCGAAGGCGATGTTTTCCGCCACGCTCAGGTTGGGAAACAACGACAGGTCCTGATAAATCACCTGAACGCCAAAATCACGCGCCTGCCGTGCGGTGAGGCGCGAGAGTGCGTCGCCTTCTCCCAGTCGGATACGGCTGCCGCTATCCGGGGCATGTACCCCGGATATCACCTTGATCAAGGTACTCTTGCCACAGCCGTTGGTGCCAGCCAGACAGTGCACTTCTCCCGCCATCAGCGACAGCGAGATATCGCTCAGCGCCCGGTTGCCGCCGAAGGTTTTCGACAGGTTCTCCAGCGCAATCAGCGTCTGTGGTTCAGCCGCGTTCATCGCTTACAACCCCATCTTGACCAGTTTCGGCAGGTTAGCTTTATCCAGGCTCTCGGTCGTGTTGCCGAGAATGGTGTGGGTCTGGCTATCCACCTTCACTTTGCCCAGGCCATCGATGGTCATGCCGTCGGTAATGACTTCCTTCTTCTGGATCATATCCGCCAGCCGCACGAACACCTCGCCCGCCGTCATCGGATTCCAGATATAGCCGCCCTTGATAGCGCCACGGTTAACCAGCGACTGGCCCTGACCGGGGCTAAACGAACCGATAACGCAGATCTGGTCAATCTTGTTGCGCGCCATGACGGCACGACCGGCACCGATGGGGCCCTGCGAACCAAACGCGATAATGCCTTTCAGATCGGGGTATTTAGACATCAGCTCGTTGGTGGTGCGGATAGAGTCATCCAGCGATTCGCCAACGCCGAACTTATCCGCCACCAGTTCCATCTTCGGATAGTGGGCTTTCTGCCACGCCACGGCGGAATCAACCCAGGCGTTGTGCAGCGGCACCGTCAGGCTGCCGACGTAGGCGGCATATTTGCCCTCGCCTTTCATGCAGTCCGCCAGCGCTTTCATGTGGTTCTCACCGTGGGTTTTGGCGTCAACCAGCTCAAAATCCCAGTCGGCGTAATTCTGTCCCGGCGACTCGTGCACCAGCACCTTGATGCCCGCTTCCTGAGCGCGTTTCAGTACCGGCTCCAGTACTTTCGGGTCGTTCGGCACTACGCCGATGATGTCCACCTTCTGGGCGATCAGATCTTCAATCGCGCGTACCTGTAACGCCGGGTCTGCCGAGGTCGGCCCGACCTGCCAGGCATCAATGCCGCGTTTAGCCGCTTCACTCTTGATACCGGCCTCCATCGCGTTAAACCACGGAATGCCGCCGATTTTCACCACCACTCCCATGCGCAGCTTATCAGCGGCGTGTGCAGAAGCAGCAAACAACGTCAGCAAGGTACAGGCGAGTAAGGTCTTTTTCATTATGCTTCTCCGATCGAGTTATTAATTAACTGCATGGCGGACGGACGTTGTGAACAATCGATAATATTGACGCCATTCCATGCCAGTTCCTGTTGAAGCGCTTTATCTTTCAAACTGTCGGTAATCAGAAAATCCACATCGCGGTAATGACAAATACGTGCGAACGATGGATGAGAAAATTTACTGGCGTCCATTAATAAATATTTTCTTTCCGATGCCAGCAGCATTTGTTGTTTTAAATGGGCGCTATTTTCATTGCCCTCACGTAAATAACCGTCATTCCCCAAACTGCTACAGGAAAAGAAAATCTTATTAATTAAAAACTCCTTTAATGGTTGCTCCGCCACCACACCGCTAAAATCTTCATAGCGGTCAGAATATTCTCCACCCAGACAAATGGTGCGAATATTCCCTTTCGGTGCCAACGTTTGCACCGTGCGCAATGAATTGGTTAATACGGTTAATTCAATATCCGGCAATTGCCGCGCTAAAAACCAGCAGGTGGTGCTGCTGTCGAGCAAAATACAATCGCCGGGGCTAATAAAATCCAGCACACGTTTTGCTATTTGCATTTTCGGCGTCACATTTTCATTCATGCGCTGACGAAATGTGGCTTCCTGCTCGCTGCGTCCAGCACTTATTGTGGGTGTATTTCCCTGACTGCGCGGGACAATAACAGCACCACCGTGACTGCGTAATAACACCCCTTTCTTTTCCAGCAGCGATAAATCTCGCCGGATAGTTTCCTGTGACACCTGGCATAACTTCACCAGTTCTGAAACCAATACACGACCATGTACGGTTAATTGCTCGACAATGCGCTGCTGACGCTCAATCGGCAACATG harbors:
- a CDS encoding DeoR/GlpR family DNA-binding transcription regulator is translated as MLPIERQQRIVEQLTVHGRVLVSELVKLCQVSQETIRRDLSLLEKKGVLLRSHGGAVIVPRSQGNTPTISAGRSEQEATFRQRMNENVTPKMQIAKRVLDFISPGDCILLDSSTTCWFLARQLPDIELTVLTNSLRTVQTLAPKGNIRTICLGGEYSDRYEDFSGVVAEQPLKEFLINKIFFSCSSLGNDGYLREGNENSAHLKQQMLLASERKYLLMDASKFSHPSFARICHYRDVDFLITDSLKDKALQQELAWNGVNIIDCSQRPSAMQLINNSIGEA
- a CDS encoding substrate-binding domain-containing protein — protein: MKKTLLACTLLTLFAASAHAADKLRMGVVVKIGGIPWFNAMEAGIKSEAAKRGIDAWQVGPTSADPALQVRAIEDLIAQKVDIIGVVPNDPKVLEPVLKRAQEAGIKVLVHESPGQNYADWDFELVDAKTHGENHMKALADCMKGEGKYAAYVGSLTVPLHNAWVDSAVAWQKAHYPKMELVADKFGVGESLDDSIRTTNELMSKYPDLKGIIAFGSQGPIGAGRAVMARNKIDQICVIGSFSPGQGQSLVNRGAIKGGYIWNPMTAGEVFVRLADMIQKKEVITDGMTIDGLGKVKVDSQTHTILGNTTESLDKANLPKLVKMGL
- a CDS encoding sugar ABC transporter ATP-binding protein, giving the protein MNAAEPQTLIALENLSKTFGGNRALSDISLSLMAGEVHCLAGTNGCGKSTLIKVISGVHAPDSGSRIRLGEGDALSRLTARQARDFGVQVIYQDLSLFPNLSVAENIAFEHNLNGLFGWYSARRVRDTAQRIINELQFDLQLDATVAALSIAQRQQVAICRALVAEARLVVMDEPTASLTRTEVNQLLRTVRYLKDKNICVVFVSHRLDEVLEISDRVTVIRDGRKVGTWPASEMDGARLTELMTGLTLDYQLKAPTSNPDRVLLEVERLSRAGQYHDVSFRLHQGEVLGLCGLLGSGRTELALSLFGMTQPDSGKIWLDSKPVRFRHHEDAIKSGIGYVSEDRLTLGLIQQQSVADNMVLTILDQLRSRFHLIDEYRKNTLILRWIQQLGVRVADPEQAISTLSGGNQQKIVLAKWVLTQPRILILDSPTVGVDVGAKASIYQLIHQLAREGLSIILISDEVPEVYYNCDRVLHFQDGTIHAEYRPHDIAQQQLAEVINA